CCGAAACGCGCGTTCACACAGGCGGCTGTCAGTGTGGCGCGGTTCGTTTTCGCGTCGAGGGCGAACTGGCGACGGCGTCAATCTGCCATTGCCGCATGTGCCAGAAGGCCTTCGGCTCCTTCTATGCGCCGCTCGTCGGCATTCGCGCACCTGCGACATTGATATGGACGAGGGGAGAGCCCAAGCGCTTCCAGAGTTCAAATCACGTCGCCCGCGGGTTTTGCCCTGAATGCGGGACGCCACTGACCTATGAAGCCCCCGGAGACGTCGGCATCGCCATTGGGGCTTTCGACA
This region of uncultured Roseibium sp. genomic DNA includes:
- a CDS encoding GFA family protein, with translation MSGPETRVHTGGCQCGAVRFRVEGELATASICHCRMCQKAFGSFYAPLVGIRAPATLIWTRGEPKRFQSSNHVARGFCPECGTPLTYEAPGDVGIAIGAFDNPEGIAPVIQYGVEAKLPYTDAMAAIPERRTEEDVETAVFLDTIISNQHPDYDTETWPAVQPAAPVSPEKTK